In one Streptomyces sp. NBC_01241 genomic region, the following are encoded:
- the mug gene encoding G/U mismatch-specific DNA glycosylase yields MTPEDLQAAHDRTVPDVVAGGLRVLFCGINPSLMTGATGHHFAHPGNRFWPVLHQSGFTPRQLKPAEQTELLRYGLGITNVVARATARADELSTEEFREGGQILAAKVEQLRPRWLAVVGVTAYRTAFGRRTARIGPQDHTIGGARVWALPNPSGLNAHWTAQTMAEEYGRLRAFVEQNTLTAEEA; encoded by the coding sequence ATGACACCCGAAGATCTCCAGGCCGCCCACGACCGCACCGTTCCCGATGTGGTCGCGGGCGGTCTGCGTGTGCTGTTCTGCGGGATCAATCCGAGCCTGATGACAGGGGCGACGGGCCACCACTTCGCCCATCCCGGCAACCGCTTCTGGCCGGTACTCCATCAATCGGGCTTCACCCCTCGGCAGCTGAAGCCGGCGGAACAGACCGAGCTGCTGCGTTACGGCCTGGGCATCACCAATGTGGTGGCCCGGGCCACCGCACGGGCGGACGAGCTCTCCACCGAGGAGTTCCGGGAAGGCGGACAGATCCTCGCAGCCAAGGTCGAGCAACTGCGACCCCGGTGGCTGGCCGTCGTGGGGGTCACCGCGTACCGCACGGCCTTCGGCAGACGGACCGCCCGGATCGGTCCGCAGGACCACACGATCGGCGGCGCGCGCGTCTGGGCCCTGCCCAACCCCAGTGGCCTGAACGCCCACTGGACCGCTCAGACGATGGCGGAGGAGTACGGGCGTCTCCGCGCCTTCGTCGAGCAGAACACCCTCACCGCCGAAGAAGCCTGA
- a CDS encoding response regulator, giving the protein MPVTVLLVDDEPLVRTGLRAVLEAQPDIEVVGEAGDRAAVIPLLRQLRPDVVAMDVRMPLMDGIEATRVVLRTVPDPPKILVVTTFENDEYVYEALRAGADGFLLKHARPAEIVHAVRLVAEGESLLFPAAVRQLAAEYGTSKARAAMDRASLTEREAAILRLMARGLSNAEIATKLVVGVETVKTHVSAVLATLGARDRTQAVIAAYESGFVAPS; this is encoded by the coding sequence ATGCCGGTTACCGTTCTTCTGGTCGACGACGAACCCCTCGTCCGCACGGGGCTGCGCGCGGTGCTTGAGGCTCAGCCCGATATCGAGGTGGTGGGCGAGGCGGGTGACCGCGCCGCTGTGATCCCGTTGCTGCGTCAGCTGCGCCCCGATGTGGTGGCCATGGACGTCAGGATGCCGCTGATGGACGGCATCGAGGCGACGCGGGTGGTGCTGCGCACCGTGCCGGATCCGCCGAAGATCCTGGTGGTCACCACATTCGAGAACGACGAGTATGTGTACGAGGCGCTGCGTGCCGGAGCGGACGGTTTTCTCCTCAAACACGCCCGGCCGGCAGAGATCGTGCATGCGGTGCGCCTGGTCGCAGAGGGCGAGTCTCTGTTGTTCCCGGCGGCGGTCCGGCAGCTCGCCGCCGAGTACGGCACGAGCAAAGCGCGGGCGGCCATGGACCGGGCATCGCTGACCGAGCGGGAGGCGGCGATCCTCCGGCTGATGGCCCGTGGTCTGTCGAACGCGGAGATCGCAACCAAGCTCGTGGTCGGTGTCGAGACGGTGAAGACCCATGTCAGCGCCGTACTGGCCACGTTGGGTGCGAGGGACCGCACCCAGGCGGTGATCGCTGCGTACGAGTCGGGGTTCGTCGCTCCGAGCTGA